The Pseudoliparis swirei isolate HS2019 ecotype Mariana Trench chromosome 1, NWPU_hadal_v1, whole genome shotgun sequence genome has a window encoding:
- the LOC130211171 gene encoding zinc fingers and homeoboxes protein 2-like: MSSRRKSSTPCMVRLAPPQEDAVVPAHDELNATEQSETSEPVGGSPAPRQENPDRQTCPIPAETQNPEPTDREERPGPPPVSDREDAPEEKGRAGGDSDPASRPPRPRGYECRYCPFSTQNLSGFEEHVDSSHPAVILNPAYLCAVCNFSTDKFDSLAEHNGRQHPGETGFRFKRARRGDRTVLEQTIEGRGGGRGDRTALEQTIEGRGDRTALEQTIEGRGEGPPTAERTPDSLQALYRGSALKGRRDGPIQKNRMATAVNGAVTVAAPAVLHVAPMLQRPPNFSSVPKIAVPLNTAKYNPSLDGSAALIASFSRFPYPTHAELSWLTAASRHPEQQIRVWFTTQRLKQGITWSPEEVEEARKKMFDGSTPPAHPTFTAPPTSRQTFVHAAVGRSDGSGAVANANSGLAIGSAPSLKRCLPTYPTAAAFDPESKRPVMAVAPHSGDAKDRGLMAPPPPPPPKDRLLMAPPPAPVAVPPVPGEMKRLPAAVPLMPPPSEMVSSLGNPKTKPAVSPPSFVFPEFLTRPLVIPPPIFAPPFKNPLLFPLNSPSASNEKLPSPPPAAGPHARRPTIIRSIRAPAKAPTQMPGFLYDGRLKEQRAGEGKASCPRGGAALAPLAEANGASRSDKRSRGQTPLGHNNGVRYFDGPPVALKSAVLTQFPLLERMKGKSAEQLKVLEENFLRNGFPTLGGVDDLAGATRLSRQEIDSWFVERRALRDDLERALLNSMGTRRTGGAGIAAVAKKRRQQHQTGPLNGTRGPGGAVGRLQSPAPPPSAPPIGVSSPASFSAPPDGRAPALLLDEFARTRWPSPEERGGPARRFTDSRLQGGGLEPEKLFHNGGQGPPKGSAPGFLQRCQEGALANRKLLEAELSRLLQRRQREELHDRPAGRLRQQDAAELKNGGHDLGHDLGHNGGHDLGHDLGHNGGHDLGHDLGHDLGHNGGHDLGHDLGHNGGHDLGQDLGHDLGHNGGHDLGQDGGHNLGDDGGHDLGQYGGHDLGDNGGHDLGHNGGHNGDNVGLDLGHNIGHDLGRNGGHELGHDLGHNGGHDLGQDLGHDLGHNGGHDLGQDGGHNGGHNLGDDGGHDLGQYGGHDLGDNGGHDLGHNGGHNGDNVGLDLGHNIGHDLGRDGGLKVFGSWLEDGHKRRGRELLLDRERKTVG, from the exons ATGTCCAGTCGTAGGAAGTCCTCCACCCCCTGCATGGTCCGGCTCGCCCCGCCCCAAGAGGACGCGGTGGTGCCGGCGCACGACGAGCTGAACGCCACCGAACAATCAGAGACGTCTGAACCAGTGGGAgggagccccgccccccggcAGGAGAACCCGGACCGGCAGACGTGTCCAATACCGGCGGAGACCCAGAACCCTGAGCCGACCGACCGCGAGGAGCGGCCGGGTCCACCGCCCGTCTCCGACCGCGAGGACGCCCCGGAGGAGAAGGGCAGGGCCGGCGGCGACTCTGACCCGGCGTCCCGGCCGCCGCGGCCCCGCGGCTACGAGTGTCGGTACTGCCCGTTCTCCACGCAGAACCTGAGCGGCTTCGAGGAGCACGTGGACTCGAGCCACCCGGCCGTCATCCTCAACCCCGCCTACCTCTGCGCCGTCTGCAACTTCAGCACCGACAAGTTCGACTCGCTCGCCGAGCACAACGGCCGCCAGCACCCGGGCGAGACCGGCTTCCGGTTCAAGAGGGCGAGGAGGGGCGACCGGACCGTCCTGGAGCAGACCATcgaggggcggggcggggggcggggcgaCCGGACCGCCCTGGAGCAGACCATCGAGGGGCGGGGCGACCGGACCGCCCTGGAGCAGACCATCGAGGGGCGGGGCGAGGGCCCACCGACCGCCGAGAGAACCCCCGACAGCCTCCAGGCGCTCTATCGAGGGAGcgccttaaagggccggcggGACGGCCCGATCCAGAAGAACCGGATGGCGACGGCCGTCAACGGCGCGGTGACGGTCGCCGCCCCCGCCGTCCTGCACGTCGCCCCGATGCTCCAGCGCCCGCCCAACTTCAGCTCCGTGCCGAAGATCGCCGTTCCCTTGAACACCGCCAAATACAACCCCTCGCTGGACGGCAGCGCCGCGCTCATCGCCTCCTTCAGCCGGTTCCCGTACCCGACGCACGCCGAGCTGTCGTGGCTGACGGCCGCCTCCCGGCACCCGGAGCAGCAGATCCGGGTGTGGTTCACCACCCAGCGGCTGAAGCAGGGCATCACCTGGTCCcccgaggaggtggaggaggcgcgCAAGAAGATGTTCGACGGCTCCACGCCGCCCGCCCACCCCACCTTCACCGCCCCGCCGACCTCCCGGCAGACCTTCGTCCACGCCGCCGTCGGCCGTTCCGACGGGTCGGGCGCGGTCGCCAACGCGAACTCCGGACTTGCGATTGGCTCCGCCCCTTCCCTGAAGCGATGCCTGCCGACGTACCCGACGGCGGCGGCGTTCGACCCGGAGTCCAAGCGGCCCGTCATGGCGGTCGCCCCCCATTCCGGCGACGCCAAAGACAGGGGCCTCATGGCTccaccgccgcctcctcccccaAAAGACCGCCTCCTGATGGCTCCGCCCCCCGCTCCCGTAGCGGTTCCTCCGGTCCCCGGAGAGATGAAGAGGCTTCCCGCCGCCGTGCCTTTAATGCCGCCGCCGTCGGAGATGGTCTCGTCGCTAGGAAACCCCAAAACCAAACCGGCGGTGTCGCCGCCCTCCTTCGTCTTTCCGGAGTTCTTAACCAGGCCTCTGGTCATCCCCCCGCCCATCTTCGCGCCGCCATTTAAAAACCCGTTGCTCTTTCCTCTGAACTCGCCCAGCGCTTCCAACGAGAAGCTGCCGAGCCCCCCGCCGGCCGCCGGCCCGCACGCCAGGAGGCCGACCATCATCCGGTCCATTCGCGCTCCGGCCAAAGCGCCGACCCAGATGCCGGGCTTCCTTTACGACGGGAGGCTGAAGGAGCAGCgagcgggggaggggaaggCCTCCTGCCCCCGAGGAGGCGCGGCGCTCGCCCCTCTGGCCGAGGCCAACGGGGCGTCTCGCTCGGACAAGCGGTCCCGCGGCCAAACGCCGCTCGGCCACAACAACGGCGTCCGGTACTTCGACGGGCCGCCGGTGGCGCTGAAGTCGGCGGTGCTGACCCAGTTCCCGTTGCTTGAGCGGATGAAGGGAAAGAGCGCGGAGCAGCTGAAGGTCCTGGAGGAGAACTTCCTGAGGAACGGCTTCCCCACGCTGGGCGGTGTGGACGACCTGGCGGGCGCCACCCGCCTGTCCCGCCAGGAAATCGACAGCTGGTTCGTGGAGCGGCGAGCGCTCCGCGACGACCTGGAGCGGGCGCTCCTCAACTCCATGGGCACGAGGAGGACGGGCGGTGCCGGCATCGCGGCCGTCGCCAAGAAGCGACGACAGCAACACCAAACCGGCCCGCTCAACGGGACCCGCGGGCCCGGCGGCGCCGTGGGCCGTCTCCAAAGCCCCGCCCCGCCGCCCTCCGCCCCGCCCATCGGCGTCTCCAGCCCCGCTTCGTTCTCCGCGCCGCCAGACGGCCGAGCCCCGGCGCTCCTCCTGGACGAGTTCGCTCGGACGCGGTGGCCGTCCCCCGAGGAGCGCGGCGGACCGGCCCGCCGCTTCACCGACAGCCGGCTGCAGGGCGGCGGCCTGGAGCCGGAGAAGCTTTTCCACAATGGAGGACAAGGACCTCCTAAAGGCTCCGCCCCCGGCTTCCTGCAGCGCTGCCAGGAAGGAGCCCTCGCCAACAGGAAgctgctggaggcggagctaagCCGGCTGCTGCAGCGGCGGCAGCGGGAGGAACTCCACGACCGGCCGGCGGGAAG GCTGAGGCAGCAGGACGCAGCGGAGTTAAAGAACGGGGGACACGACTTAGGACACGACTTAGGACACAACGGAGGACACGACTTAGGACATGACTTAGGACACAACGGAGGACACGACTTAGGACATGACTTAGGACACGACTTAGGACACAACGGAGGACACGACTTAGGACATGACTTAGGACACAATGGAGGACACGACTTAGGACAAGACTTAGGACACGACTTAGGACACAACGGAGGACACGACTTAGGACAAGACGGAGGACACAACTTAGGAGACGACGGAGGACACGACTTGGGACAATACGGAGGACATGACTTAGGAGACAATGGAGGACATGACTTAGGACACAACGGAGGACACAACGGAGACAATGTAGGACTCGACTTAGGACACAACATAGGACACGACTTAGGACGCAACGGAGGACACGAGTTAGGACATGACTTAGGACACAATGGAGGACACGACTTAGGACAAGACTTAGGACACGACTTAGGACACAACGGAGGACACGACTTAGGACAAGACGGAGGACACAATGGAGGACACAACTTAGGAGACGACGGAGGACACGACTTGGGACAATACGGAGGACACGACTTAGGAGACAATGGAGGACATGACTTAGGACACAACGGAGGACACAACGGAGACAATGTAGGACTCGACTTAGGACACAACATAGGACACGACTTAGGACGCGACGGAGGCCTCAAGGTGTTCGGCAGCTGGCTGGAGGACGgacacaagaggagaggacgagagctgctgctggaccgagagaggaagacggtgggatga